The genomic segment AGAAAAGTCGGACGGTTGGTGAACGCCGTCGCGTTCGTCCGTCGGATGGGCGACGACGCCCCCGAACGTCCGCGGTTCCCTCCACCACCACGTCGAGTCGGAACCGCTCTCCCGACGGTTCAGGCCGTCGGTGCCTCGGGTATCGTCCCGAGTTGCGTGAGGAGTCCGAGCATGTCGTAGTACCACCACGCCTCGACTATCTCCTCTCCCTCCATCTCGTAGACGGTGACGCCCGACCACTCGACGGACTCGCCGGTCGGGGGCACGCCGAACGCCGAGAGTTCACCCTCGTTCGTCCCGCGGGCCACCCACCGGGCGACGATGGCATCGTCGCCGACGACGACGCCTTCGACGTCCACCTCGAAATCGGGGAACGCCGTGCGAATCTCCTGCACCCACTGCTTGAACGCGTCTCGCCCCTCGTAGTCTGCCGTCTGCGGGACGTCGTGGACGACGACGTCGTCCGCGAAGTGTTCGTCCGCTCCGTCCACCTCCCCCCGATTCCAGACGGTCTCCGTGTACTCCCGTTGCAGTTCCTCGGCCCTCGTTCGAACGGACTCGTCCATGTTTCTCTCCCCCGAGACGACGATACGTTCCCTCCAACAATCAATTACCTCACACTTCTTCGCCGCGGAGAATCAGAGCCCGATTCTTACCGACTGCAGTGCGTACCTTCAGAGACGGCGACTGCACTCCATTCTGTATCGCATCATGTAATTTACTCGGACCCGGCGGTCGATTCGACCGTTCTCGCCACGCCGGCGCGTGAGCACCCGAGAGGCGGTCTCTCGTCCGTCTCGGGGGCGGGGTTCGACCGACCGTCCGAGAACGGCCGGTCGGCGACGCGCCCTCGCCGGACGCTCACTCGGGTCGCTCCGGCGAATCCCCTCCAGACCGATTCACCGCAGAACGGAGTCGTCACGGCGCGACGGTCGGAATGCACGGTCGAGACACGGACCGGTTCCGGCAGGACGGAGGGCCGTCACCGGGTGGGGACGGCGGTGGTCTCCGCCGACGCGGACCGGGCCGTCCCGCTCTGCCCGTCCAACGACCGGGCGATTGTCTCGACGGCCGAGCCCACGGTACGGTTGCCCCGAGTATGCCTCGATTCCGGTGTGCGAGCGCCGGACTGCGCCGCCCGTACGTTCGCTCGTCGCCCGTCCTTCGGAGACGACCATCCGTTCGCGCCCGCCGTCGTGCGCGTCTCCCGAAGCCCCCACCTCACCCGCTGGCGTCCTCCGAATCCGTTTCACGCCCGGAGTACCGCCGAAATCGGCGCGCTGGAGGCGCTCGAATGCCGTCGAGGGGATTTCGACATCGGGAGTCGTTCTCCACAATATACCAACTAACGCTATATCGAATCCGAAAGAGACGCGGACGACCCGGCGACTGGCCGTCGACTCGGTCGGACCGGTCGCTCGTCGGCTCGAACTCGACGACCGACCCGCAGGGCGCAGAATCAGGGGAACGACGACCCGCCGACGGAGACGGTCACGCTCTCGACGAACGCGCCGGTGTTGTCCGTGGCGGTGAGCGTGGCGGGCTCGCCGACCGGCAGGCGAACGTCGCTCACGTTGGTCTGCCCCGCGGCCACCGTGTCGCTCCAGACGCTACTGCCGTCGCTGTCGACCACTGCCAGTTCGCGGACGTTGCGTTCGGTCGTCGCGCTCTCGGTCAGTTTCACCGACGCGACGGCCTTGTTCGCCGTCCACGACTCCGACAGCGAGACGGACTCGAACACGTTCGACGCGTCGACGCCGTCGGTGCGGAGCGAGAGACCGGTCGTCACGCACCCGCCGAGTGCGGCGGCGCCGACGGTGGCGAGGCCTGCGAGCAGTCGTCTCCGCGTAGGCGAGGGTTCCGTATCCATGTAACCACGGCCGAGCGACCGTACGTGGTCCTCGCTCGGCGCTCGCTTAGGCGGTTCGGCCGTTTCCCCGCCTTCGTTCGCCGACCGGTCTCCGGCCTCACTCGAGTTGTTCGCCGACGATTCGGTCGGCTTCCGCGACGAAAGTCTCGCGGGTGCCCGCGGGGATGGTCGCGCCCGCGGCGACGTCGTGGCCGCCGCCGTCGCCGCCGACGGCCCGCGACGCCTCCCGCATCACCGTCGAGAGGTCCAGTCCCTGCCGAACGAGGACGTGCGACCCGCGGGCGGACACCTTCACCTCGTCGGCGGACTTCTCGGCGAACGCGAGGATGGGGACGTCGCCGCGGATTCCCGCCGCGCCGACGGCCATCCCGGCGACGATGCCGACGATAGTCTCGCGGATGCGCGTCCCGGCGTCGAACCACTGGACGTTCTCCTCGACGGTGACGCCCTCGTTCTTCACCCACTGCAGCCCCTCCGAGAGGTTCCGACGGTGGTTGCGCAGGAGTTTCCGCGCGCGTTCGAGCGCTTCATCCCTGTCGCCGAGGCACACGGCCAGTCCCACGTCGGCGCGTTCGTACCGCGCGGTGGCGTTCAGCAGGGTGGAGAACTCGCTCACGTCGCGGAGTTCCGTCCCCTCTTCCTCGTCCAGCAGCGAGTACGTCGTCCCCACCAGGTCGTCGATGCGGTTCGCGGGCACGCCCGAGGCGATGGCGCGGCGCATCAGCGCGCTGACGACGGTCTTTCGCTCCGCCATCGACAGGTCCACCCACCGCCGCCAGTCGCCGTCGGTCTTCAAGTCGAGGTCGAGTTCCGAGAGGAACTCGATGGCGCCGTTCTGGTCGTTCGAGATACCGGGGATGCGCACGTCGCTGGCGTACTCTAAGAACTTCGGGAGCGGACGGGTCTGCCGTCCGTAGATGACGAGGTCGGTGGCCTCCTCCAGCACCCCCGCTTCGACGCCGTCGGCGACGATGCCGGCGTTCGCACCGTGGAGGCCGCCCTGCGAGTTCTGCATGTCGCCCACCGCGCCGACGACGGCGAGGCCCGCCAAATCGCGGTTCGCGCCGTCTGCCGGTTCCAGCGCCCGCGCGAGGACGTAACTCGCGCCCGCGCCGGACAGTTCCGACGCGCCGTCGATGCCGAACCGGAGGGGGTTGAGGTGGTAGTCGGTGTCGGCGTCGGCCGGTTGGTGGTGGTCGGCGATGACCGGGTCGAAGTCGCCCGCCCTCTCGTGCGCCGCGATGACGTCCAACTGCCCGCTGCCGAAGTCCGTGAAAAGCACCGTCTCGTACTCCGTCGCGGCTATCTTCGCCACCTCCGTCTCGTCCAACTGCTTCGAGAACACCGTCTCGAACGGGATTTCCGCGCGTTCCAGCGCCGTAGCGGCGATGGCGGCACTCGTCAGGCCGTCGGCGTCGATGTGCGAGGCGAGGAGGACTCGGTCGGCGTCGCGCAACCGCGCGGCGCAGTCGGCGGCGTGGTCTTCCATCTCCGGCACCGGGCCGTCGGCCGTCGTGACACCGTCCGCGCTCATACGGGGGAGTTTCCGCGCTCTCGGATTTAAACCTGCGCTCTACCGGTTCCTCGGTTCGGCGGCGCGGCTCACAGCCGCCGTCTGACGGCGAACAGCAGGGCCGCGCCGGCGACGGTGACGACGGCGACGAACGCCCACGCCGTCCCGTAGCCCGGTCCCTCGACGACGAGTCCGAACGCGGGCGGCGCGAGCAGTCCCCCGGCGTTCAGCGCCGTCTGTCCGCCCGCCGTCGCCGCGCCGATGTCGTCGTCGGCCACCACGTCGCTCAGGCAGGAGTAGAAGACGCCCGTCGAGCCGTGGATGGTGACGCCGAGGCCGACGAACACGGCGACGGTGACGAGGAGCGACCCGCCGACGCCGACGAGGACGGCGAACAGTCCGGCGGCGGCGACGGACTGCCCGAGGGCGACGGTGGCCGCACCGCGCGCACCGCCGAGGCGGTCCGCCAGCGTCCCCGCGCCGATGCGGCCGAGGCTGCCGACCACCTGCGTCGCCGCGAGGACGGCGCCGCCGACGGCGACGCTCGCGCCCACCACGTCCTCGACGTAGAGGACGGTGTAGCCGAGCATCGAGTAGATGGCCGCGCCGACGAAGAAGCCCGCGGCGACCAGCGCCACGTAGGCGCGGTTCGACCGCAGGCCGCCCAGTTCGGGCCACGTCAGGTCGCCGCTGCCGGGCTTCCCGCCGTAGACGACGGCGAACCCGACGGCGTAGACGCAGGCGAGGACGGCGACGACCCAGAAGCCCACCTGCCACGCGGCGACGGCGGCGACGCCGGTGACGAGCAGCGACGCCGCGCCGCTCCCGGCGGTGACGCCGACCTGTTTCAGCCCCATGGCGAGGTTCGACCGGCCGGGGGGCGCTCCGGCGACGATGCCGCGGTTCGTGCCGGGCATCGCAACCGAGTACGCCACCCCGAGGAGCGCGCCGGCGACGAGCAACAGCGCGTAACTCGGCGCGAAGGAGACGCCGACGGTGGCCGCGGCGAGGGCGACGAGGCCGACGGCCATCACCGGCTTCTCGCCGTAGCCGTCCACGGCGGCACCGCTCGGGAACAGCGACACCGTGTAGCCGAGTAGCGCCGCGGTGAGGAAGACGCCGACCAGCGACTCCGTGAGGCCGAACGACTCGCGGAGGAAGCCCGTCGCGGCGAAGATGCTGTAGTAACAGAGGCTGGCCGCCGTCTGCCACCCGGCGACGACGCCGACGGTCCGCCACGACCCCGACTCGCTCACGCGCACCTCCCAGTCGTCGCCCGCACCCAGAGGCGTTCCCCTCTCACGGTGTCACTCGTGGTACGTCGGTGCGGCCGCTTCGACGACGGCGCAGGCCAGTTCCTCGAAGTCGGCGTTCTCGGGGACCACGTCCACGTCGATGCCGTGCGACGCGGCCGTCTCCCGCGTCGGCGGCCCGATGACGCCGACGACGAGTCCGTTCAGTCCCTCGACGGCCTCCTCGCGCACGCCGCGTTCGGCGGCGGCGTCGAGGAAGTTCTCGACGGTCAGAGAGGAGGAGAAGCAGACGCCCTCCAACTCGCCGCCGGCGGCCATCACCGTCGACTGCCCCGCGCCCTCGGGACGGACGAGTCGGTACAGCACCGTCTCGTGGACGTCCGCGCCCGCGTCGCGCAGGCCGTCGACGAGCACGTCGCTGCCGTGGTCGCTCCGGGCGACTTCCACCGTCGCGCCCGCCACCTCGTCGCGCAGGCGTTCGACCAGTCCCGCCGAGGTGTACTCCGCGGGGACGACGTCGACGGTCCACCCGGCGTCGCGGGCGGCGTCGGCCGTCGCGGGACCGATGCAGACCAGCGTGGCGTCGCCGGGGTCCCACCCCGACTCGGCGAGCAGTTCGACGCCCGTCTTGCTCGTGAGGACGACGTACGCGCCCGGTTCGGGCGTCGCGCCGGTCGGTTCGACGGCGAGCATCGGGTCGGGGACGGGCGTCGCGCCCAGCGAGTCCAGCAGTTCGACGGCGTCGGCCATTCGGTCGTCGTCCGGGCGGAAGACGGCCACGCGGACCTGCTGGCTCACTCGTCTCCCCCCTCGCCCTCGGGCGTCGCCGCCGCGTCCGGCGAGTCCAGTTCGCCCGTCCGGTTCCGGAGGAACTCGACCACGCGTTCGCGCGTCGCGGCCACTTCGCCGACGACGGTGACGGCCGGCGGCTCTATCTCCGCCTCGTCGCGGACGCCGACGATGGTCTCCAAGGTGCCGGTGGCGACGCGCATCTCGGGCCACGTCGCGCGTTCGACCAGTGCAACGGGCGTCTCGGGGTCCATCCCGGCGTCCCGGAGCGCGGCGGTGTAGTCCGGCAGTTTCCCGACCCCCATCAGGACGACGAGGGTGCCGCCCGTGGCCGCCAGCGCCTCCCAGTTCACCGCCGACTCCTCCTTCGTCGGGTCCTCGTGGCCCGTGACGAACGAGACGGAGGAGGCGTGGTCGCGGTGGGTGACGGGGATGCCCGCCGTCCCCGGGCCGCCGATGGCCGACGTGATTCCGGGCACCACCTCGAACGGGATTCCCTCGGCGGCGAGGTGTTCCATCTCCTCGCCGCCGCGGCCGAAGACGAACGGGTCGCCGCCCTTCAGGCGGACGACGGTCTTGCCCTCGCGGGCGAGTTCGACCAGTCGCTTGTTCGTGTACTCCTGCGGCGTCCACTCGCCGCCGGCGCGCTTGCCCACGTCCTCCCGTTTCTCCTCCGGGATGCGCTCCAGAATCTCCGGGCCGGGGAGCTTGTCGTGCAGCACCACGTCCGCCGTCTCCAGCAGACGCGCGGCCTTCACCGTCATCAGGTCCGGGTCGCCCGGACCGCTGCCGACGAGGTAGACGGTGCCGACGGCCGTCACGCCCCGTCCACCTCGCCGTCGGCGTCGAGTTCGCTTCGCTCGTCGTCCGTCTCGGCGCGTGCCCCGCCGCCGACGCTGTCGGCGTCCGCGTCGTCCCGCGCCGCGGCGATGAGGTCGGCCGCGCCCCGGTCGGCCAGCGAGTCGGCGAACTCGGCGGCCGCGTTCGCGTGGTCGCGCACCGGCAGGTCGCGACTCGCCTTCACCTCCTCGGTGCCGTCGGCCGAGAGGACGCGCGCGGTGACGTGGACGTACTCGCCCTGCAGTTTCGCGTGGACGCCGATGGGGGCGATGCACCCGCCGCCGAGTTCCGCGAGGACGGTCCGCTCGACGGTGGTCGTCACGCGC from the Halogeometricum rufum genome contains:
- a CDS encoding ester cyclase — translated: MDESVRTRAEELQREYTETVWNRGEVDGADEHFADDVVVHDVPQTADYEGRDAFKQWVQEIRTAFPDFEVDVEGVVVGDDAIVARWVARGTNEGELSAFGVPPTGESVEWSGVTVYEMEGEEIVEAWWYYDMLGLLTQLGTIPEAPTA
- a CDS encoding DHH family phosphoesterase, with the translated sequence MSADGVTTADGPVPEMEDHAADCAARLRDADRVLLASHIDADGLTSAAIAATALERAEIPFETVFSKQLDETEVAKIAATEYETVLFTDFGSGQLDVIAAHERAGDFDPVIADHHQPADADTDYHLNPLRFGIDGASELSGAGASYVLARALEPADGANRDLAGLAVVGAVGDMQNSQGGLHGANAGIVADGVEAGVLEEATDLVIYGRQTRPLPKFLEYASDVRIPGISNDQNGAIEFLSELDLDLKTDGDWRRWVDLSMAERKTVVSALMRRAIASGVPANRIDDLVGTTYSLLDEEEGTELRDVSEFSTLLNATARYERADVGLAVCLGDRDEALERARKLLRNHRRNLSEGLQWVKNEGVTVEENVQWFDAGTRIRETIVGIVAGMAVGAAGIRGDVPILAFAEKSADEVKVSARGSHVLVRQGLDLSTVMREASRAVGGDGGGHDVAAGATIPAGTRETFVAEADRIVGEQLE
- a CDS encoding MFS transporter encodes the protein MSESGSWRTVGVVAGWQTAASLCYYSIFAATGFLRESFGLTESLVGVFLTAALLGYTVSLFPSGAAVDGYGEKPVMAVGLVALAAATVGVSFAPSYALLLVAGALLGVAYSVAMPGTNRGIVAGAPPGRSNLAMGLKQVGVTAGSGAASLLVTGVAAVAAWQVGFWVVAVLACVYAVGFAVVYGGKPGSGDLTWPELGGLRSNRAYVALVAAGFFVGAAIYSMLGYTVLYVEDVVGASVAVGGAVLAATQVVGSLGRIGAGTLADRLGGARGAATVALGQSVAAAGLFAVLVGVGGSLLVTVAVFVGLGVTIHGSTGVFYSCLSDVVADDDIGAATAGGQTALNAGGLLAPPAFGLVVEGPGYGTAWAFVAVVTVAGAALLFAVRRRL
- a CDS encoding uroporphyrinogen-III synthase, with product MSQQVRVAVFRPDDDRMADAVELLDSLGATPVPDPMLAVEPTGATPEPGAYVVLTSKTGVELLAESGWDPGDATLVCIGPATADAARDAGWTVDVVPAEYTSAGLVERLRDEVAGATVEVARSDHGSDVLVDGLRDAGADVHETVLYRLVRPEGAGQSTVMAAGGELEGVCFSSSLTVENFLDAAAERGVREEAVEGLNGLVVGVIGPPTRETAASHGIDVDVVPENADFEELACAVVEAAAPTYHE
- the cobA gene encoding uroporphyrinogen-III C-methyltransferase, producing the protein MTVKAARLLETADVVLHDKLPGPEILERIPEEKREDVGKRAGGEWTPQEYTNKRLVELAREGKTVVRLKGGDPFVFGRGGEEMEHLAAEGIPFEVVPGITSAIGGPGTAGIPVTHRDHASSVSFVTGHEDPTKEESAVNWEALAATGGTLVVLMGVGKLPDYTAALRDAGMDPETPVALVERATWPEMRVATGTLETIVGVRDEAEIEPPAVTVVGEVAATRERVVEFLRNRTGELDSPDAAATPEGEGGDE